In Euphorbia lathyris chromosome 10, ddEupLath1.1, whole genome shotgun sequence, a single genomic region encodes these proteins:
- the LOC136209587 gene encoding proteasome subunit alpha type-6-like isoform X2, translated as MNYLLPFLSKLVERLRDCETTLFVQLLAEYSFKAVKAASITSIEARGMDSVCVVTQDKLLDRTSITHLFPVTKYLGLLATGMTADARTLVQQARNEAAEFRFNMVMKCPWMCWPNGILLLLHSYDLL; from the exons ATGAATTATTTACTCCCCTTCTTATCCAAATTGGTTGAGAGGCTGAGAGATTGTGAGACAACATTGTTTGTTCAGCTTCTAGCAG AATATTCGTTTAAAGCTGTGAAGGCCGCTTCCATTACATCCATTGAAGCTCGTGGGATGGACTCTGTCTGTGTTGTCACACAG GACAAGCTTTTGGATCGGACTAGTATTACCCATCTTTTCCCTGTTACCAAGTACCTTGGATTACTGGCCACTGGCATGACAG CTGATGCAAGGACATTAGTCCAACAAGCTCGAAATGAGGCAGCTGAGTTTCGGTTCAATATGGTTATGAAATGCCCCTGGATGTGTTGGCCAAATGGTATTTTATTACTATTGCATTCTTATGATCTTCTATAA
- the LOC136209587 gene encoding proteasome subunit alpha type-6-like isoform X3, producing MNYLLPFLSKLVERLRDCETTLFVQLLAEYSFKAVKAASITSIEARGMDSVCVVTQDKLLDRTSITHLFPVTKYLGLLATGMTADARTLVQQARNEAAEFRFNMVMKCPWMCWPNGEWL from the exons ATGAATTATTTACTCCCCTTCTTATCCAAATTGGTTGAGAGGCTGAGAGATTGTGAGACAACATTGTTTGTTCAGCTTCTAGCAG AATATTCGTTTAAAGCTGTGAAGGCCGCTTCCATTACATCCATTGAAGCTCGTGGGATGGACTCTGTCTGTGTTGTCACACAG GACAAGCTTTTGGATCGGACTAGTATTACCCATCTTTTCCCTGTTACCAAGTACCTTGGATTACTGGCCACTGGCATGACAG CTGATGCAAGGACATTAGTCCAACAAGCTCGAAATGAGGCAGCTGAGTTTCGGTTCAATATGGTTATGAAATGCCCCTGGATGTGTTGGCCAAATG
- the LOC136209581 gene encoding uncharacterized protein gives MASLSVDIARATSFISFSSRQQTPLSTSGTSLLPLFFKPQPTLSIQATRSFHSTNLALGFSKPSFKNPCRFSFAAASEDCDVTTKIPPDDRIPATIITGFLGSGKTTLLNHILTADHGKRIAVIENEYGEVDIDGSLVAAKTTGAEDIIMLNNGCLCCTVRGDLVRMIAELVAKNRGNFDHIVIETTGLANPAPIIQIFYAEDAVCNDVKLDGVVTLVDAKHAAFHLDEVKLKGVVNGVLRET, from the exons ATGGCTTCACTATCAGTGGATATAGCAAGAGCCACCTCCTTCATTTCCTTCTCTTCTCGCCAACAAACCCCTCTTTCCACTAGTGGCACCTCACTCCTTCCTCTTTTCTTCAAACCTCAACCCACCTTATCCATTCAAGCTACCCGCTCCTTTCATTCTACAAACCTCGCTCTCGGTTTCTCCAAACCATCTTTCAAAAACCCCTGTAGATTTTCTTTTGCCGCCGCATCCGAGGATTGTGATGTCACCACCAAGATTCCTCCCGATGATCGAATTCCTGCTACCATTATTACCGGCTTTTTGGGTTCTGGAAAG ACAACATTACTTAACCATATATTGACTGCAGACCATGGGAAGCGCATAGCAGTGATTGAGAATGAG TACGGTGAAGTTGACATTGATGGTTCTCTAGTTGCTGCAAAAACTACTGGAGCTGAAGACATTATTATGTTGAACAATGGTTGTTTGTGCTGTACAGTGAGGGGTGATCTTGTGAGAATGATAGCTGAACTAGTGGCTAAAAACAGAGGAAATTTTGATCATATTGTAATTGAAACTACAG GTCTTGCTAATCCAGCACCAATAATTCAGATTTTTTATGCTGAGGATGCGGTTTGTAATGATGTCAAGTTGGACGGTGTTGTAACTTTGGTTGATGCTAAACATGCTGCTTTTCATCTCGATGAGGTCAAACTGAAAGGAGTAGTTAATGGAGTCTTAAGGG AGACTTGA
- the LOC136209586 gene encoding uncharacterized protein isoform X2 has translation MASPSFKNPCRFSFAAASEDCDVTTKIPPDDRIPATIITGFLGSGKTTLLNHILTADHGKRIAVIENEYGEFDIDGSLVAAKTTGAEDIIMLNNGCLCCTVRGDLVRMIAELVAKNRGNFDHIVIETTGLANPAPIIQIFYAEDAVCNDVKLDGVVTLVDAKHAAFHLDEVKLKGVVNGVLRET, from the exons ATGGCTTCACCATCTTTCAAAAACCCCTGTAGATTTTCTTTTGCCGCCGCATCCGAGGATTGTGATGTCACCACCAAGATTCCTCCCGATGATCGAATTCCTGCTACCATTATTACCGGCTTTTTGGGTTCTGGAAAG ACAACATTACTTAACCATATATTGACTGCAGACCATGGGAAGCGCATAGCAGTGATTGAGAATGAG TACGGCGAATTTGACATTGATGGTTCTCTAGTTGCTGCAAAAACTACTGGAGCTGAAGACATTATTATGTTGAACAATGGTTGTTTGTGCTGTACAGTGAGGGGTGATCTTGTGAGAATGATAGCTGAACTAGTGGCTAAAAACAGAGGAAATTTTGATCATATTGTAATTGAAACTACAG GTCTTGCTAATCCAGCACCAATAATTCAGATTTTTTATGCTGAGGATGCGGTTTGTAATGATGTCAAGTTGGACGGTGTTGTAACTTTGGTTGATGCTAAACATGCTGCTTTTCATCTCGATGAGGTCAAACTGAAAGGAGTAGTTAATGGAGTCTTAAGGG AGACTTGA
- the LOC136209586 gene encoding uncharacterized protein isoform X1, with product MASPSFKNPCRFSFAAASEDCDVTTKIPPDDRIPATIITGFLGSGKTTLLNHILTADHGKRIAVIENEYGEFDIDGSLVAAKTTGAEDIIMLNNGCLCCTVRGDLVRMIAELVAKNRGNFDHIVIETTGLANPAPIIQIFYAEDAVCNDVKLDGVVTLVDAKHAAFHLDEVKLKGVVNGVLRGKFH from the exons ATGGCTTCACCATCTTTCAAAAACCCCTGTAGATTTTCTTTTGCCGCCGCATCCGAGGATTGTGATGTCACCACCAAGATTCCTCCCGATGATCGAATTCCTGCTACCATTATTACCGGCTTTTTGGGTTCTGGAAAG ACAACATTACTTAACCATATATTGACTGCAGACCATGGGAAGCGCATAGCAGTGATTGAGAATGAG TACGGCGAATTTGACATTGATGGTTCTCTAGTTGCTGCAAAAACTACTGGAGCTGAAGACATTATTATGTTGAACAATGGTTGTTTGTGCTGTACAGTGAGGGGTGATCTTGTGAGAATGATAGCTGAACTAGTGGCTAAAAACAGAGGAAATTTTGATCATATTGTAATTGAAACTACAG GTCTTGCTAATCCAGCACCAATAATTCAGATTTTTTATGCTGAGGATGCGGTTTGTAATGATGTCAAGTTGGACGGTGTTGTAACTTTGGTTGATGCTAAACATGCTGCTTTTCATCTCGATGAGGTCAAACTGAAAGGAGTAGTTAATGGAGTCTTAAGGGGTAAATTTCActaa